A window of the Cicer arietinum cultivar CDC Frontier isolate Library 1 chromosome 6, Cicar.CDCFrontier_v2.0, whole genome shotgun sequence genome harbors these coding sequences:
- the LOC101500985 gene encoding nudix hydrolase 15, mitochondrial, producing MISILKTITTSLIPTKTSISKFKFKFMDSSFNATMGGSHQRLLSLAQHLRLYKPPPFPEDILEKSFEENGGKVVSQLGFPESATTIQNPDKFRPNKAAVLICLFEGDAGEFRVILTKRSSKLSTHSGEVALPGGKEEEGDKDDGDTAKREAREEIGLDPELVDVVTVLEPFLSKHLLRVVPVIGILHDKKAFKPVLNPAEVESLFDAPLEMFLKDENRSQEEREWMGEKYLIHFFDYDVEHKKYLIWGLTAGILIRAASIVYQRPPAFVEQNPKFKVPQAVSKDSSMT from the exons ATGATTTCAATTCTTAAAACAATAACAACATCGTTAATTCCCACAAAAACATCTATctccaaattcaaattcaaattcatggaTTCTTCTTTCAACGCCACCATGGGAGGATCTCATCAGAGGCTTCTGTCCTTGGCACAACACCTTCGCCTCTACAAGCCACCACCTTTCCCTGAAGATATTTTGGAGAAGAGCTTTGAAGAGAATGGCGGCAAAGTTGTTTCCCAATTGGGGTTTCCTGAATCAGCCACCACAATTCAAAACCCAGATAAATTTAGACCTAACAAAGCTGCTGTTTTGATTTGTCTCTTTGAAGGTGATGCTGGGGAATTCAGGGTCATTCTCACTAAGCGATCTTCCAAGCTTTCTACTCATTCGG GTGAAGTGGCATTGCCTGGTGGGAAAGAGGAGGAAGGGGATAAGGATGACGGTGACACTGCAAAAAGAGAGGCACGGGAGGAAATTGGGTTGGATCCAGAACTAGTCGATGTTGTTACTGTTCTTGAACCATTCTTGTCTAAG CACCTCCTAAGAGTAGTTCCTGTCATCGGCATACTTCACGATAAGAAAGCGTTCAAACCTGTTCTGAATCCTGCAGAAGTGGAATCATTATTTGACGCGCCTTTGGAAATGTTTCTCAAG GATGAAAATCGGAGCCAAGAGGAGAGAGAGTGGATGGGAGAGAAGTATTTGATACATTTCTTTGACTATGACGTCGAGCATAAAAAATATCTCATATGGGGATTGACGGCTGGCATTTTGATTAGGGCTGCATCAATTGTGTACCAACGGCCGCCAGCTTTCGTAGAGCAGAATCCCAAATTCAAGGTTCCACAGGCTGTAAGCAAGGATAGTTCAATGACTTGA
- the LOC101500023 gene encoding magnesium-chelatase subunit ChlI, chloroplastic isoform X1: MASTLGTSSIAVLSSRRRSSPSIHSLSLTKGQVFGRKFCGGIEFHGVKGSSQFSILCVATEINSTEQHIQAQRIASKESQRPVYPFSAIVGQDEMKLCLLLNVIDPKIGGVMIMGDRGTGKSTTVRSLVDLLPKIKVVSGDPYNSDPEDPEFMGIEVRERVLKGEQLEVVFSKINMVDLPLGATEDRVCGTIDIEKALTEGVKAFEPGLLAKANRGILYVDEVNLLDDHLVDVLLDSAASGWNTVEREGISIAHPARFILIGSGNPEEGELRPQLLDRFGMHAQVGTVRDAELRVKIVEERGRFDKNPREFRDSYKAEQAKLQQQITAARSFLSSVSMDRELKVKISKVCAELNVDGLRGDIVTNRAAKALAALKGRDKVSAEDIAIVIPNCLRHRLRKDPLESIDSGLLVMEKFYEVFS, encoded by the exons ATGGCGTCCACGTTGGGCACTTCTTCAATTGCGGTCTTGTCTTCACGACGTCGTTCTTCTCCTTCCATTCATTCTCTCTCCCTAACCAAAG GGCAAGTATTTGGGCGCAAATTTTGTGGTGGAATTGAATTTCACGGCGTTAAAGGAAGCTCTCAGTTTTCAATTTTGTGTGTTGCCACTGAAATTAACTCTACTGAACAG CATATTCAGGCTCAGAGGATTGCTTCTAAAGAAAGCCAAAGGCCAGTGTATCCGTTTTCTGCCATAGTTGGACAAGATGAGATGAAGCTTTGCCTCCTCCTAAATGTGATTGATCCGAAAATTGGAGGTGTAATGATCATGGGAGATAGAGGAACAGGGAAATCTACAACCGTTAGATCATTGGTCGATTTGCTTCCCAAAATCAAGGTTGTTTCCGGTGACCCATATAATTCAGATCCAGAAGATCCAGAATTCATGGGTATTGAAGTGAGAGAGCGTGTTTTAAAAGGAGAGCAACTTGAGGTTGTCTTTTCCAAAATTAACATGGTGGATTTACCATTGGGAGCAACAGAAGATAGAGTTTGTGGAACAATTGATATTGAAAAAGCCCTAACTGAGGGTGTGAAAGCATTTGAACCTGGCCTACTGGCTAAAGCGAATAGAGGAATTCTATATGTGGATGAAGTTAATCTCTTGGACGATCACTTAGTTGATGTCTTATTAGATTCTGCAGCATCAGGTTGGAATACAGTGGAAAGAGAAGGTATTTCTATTGCACATCCTGCTCGGTTCATCCTAATTGGTTCGGGAAATCCTGAAGAAGGAGAACTCAGGCCGCAGTTGCTGGATAGGTTTGGAATGCATGCTCAAGTGGGGACTGTGAGGGATGCTGAGCTAAGGGTGAAGATTGTGGAGGAGAGAGGTCGTTTCGACAAAAATCCAAGGGAGTTTCGAGATTCTTACAAAGCTGAGCAGGCAAAGCTCCAGCAACAAATTACCGCAGCAAGGAGTTTTCTTTCTTCTGTTTCAATGGATCGTGAACTTAAGGTAAAAATCTCCAAGGTTTGTGCAGAGTTGAATGTGGATGGATTAAGAGGAGACATCGTAACGAATAGAGCTGCAAAAGCTCTTGCGGCCCTCAAGGGAAGAGACAAAGTAAGTGCAGAGGATATCGCTATTGTCATTCCTAACTGCTTGAGACACCGTCTTCGAAAGGATCCATTGGAGTCTATAGACTCGGGTTTACTTGTCATGGAGAAATTTTATGAGGTCTTCAGTTGA
- the LOC101500023 gene encoding magnesium-chelatase subunit ChlI, chloroplastic isoform X2, with product MASTLGTSSIAVLSSRRRSSPSIHSLSLTKGQVFGRKFCGGIEFHGVKGSSQFSILCVATEINSTEQAQRIASKESQRPVYPFSAIVGQDEMKLCLLLNVIDPKIGGVMIMGDRGTGKSTTVRSLVDLLPKIKVVSGDPYNSDPEDPEFMGIEVRERVLKGEQLEVVFSKINMVDLPLGATEDRVCGTIDIEKALTEGVKAFEPGLLAKANRGILYVDEVNLLDDHLVDVLLDSAASGWNTVEREGISIAHPARFILIGSGNPEEGELRPQLLDRFGMHAQVGTVRDAELRVKIVEERGRFDKNPREFRDSYKAEQAKLQQQITAARSFLSSVSMDRELKVKISKVCAELNVDGLRGDIVTNRAAKALAALKGRDKVSAEDIAIVIPNCLRHRLRKDPLESIDSGLLVMEKFYEVFS from the exons ATGGCGTCCACGTTGGGCACTTCTTCAATTGCGGTCTTGTCTTCACGACGTCGTTCTTCTCCTTCCATTCATTCTCTCTCCCTAACCAAAG GGCAAGTATTTGGGCGCAAATTTTGTGGTGGAATTGAATTTCACGGCGTTAAAGGAAGCTCTCAGTTTTCAATTTTGTGTGTTGCCACTGAAATTAACTCTACTGAACAG GCTCAGAGGATTGCTTCTAAAGAAAGCCAAAGGCCAGTGTATCCGTTTTCTGCCATAGTTGGACAAGATGAGATGAAGCTTTGCCTCCTCCTAAATGTGATTGATCCGAAAATTGGAGGTGTAATGATCATGGGAGATAGAGGAACAGGGAAATCTACAACCGTTAGATCATTGGTCGATTTGCTTCCCAAAATCAAGGTTGTTTCCGGTGACCCATATAATTCAGATCCAGAAGATCCAGAATTCATGGGTATTGAAGTGAGAGAGCGTGTTTTAAAAGGAGAGCAACTTGAGGTTGTCTTTTCCAAAATTAACATGGTGGATTTACCATTGGGAGCAACAGAAGATAGAGTTTGTGGAACAATTGATATTGAAAAAGCCCTAACTGAGGGTGTGAAAGCATTTGAACCTGGCCTACTGGCTAAAGCGAATAGAGGAATTCTATATGTGGATGAAGTTAATCTCTTGGACGATCACTTAGTTGATGTCTTATTAGATTCTGCAGCATCAGGTTGGAATACAGTGGAAAGAGAAGGTATTTCTATTGCACATCCTGCTCGGTTCATCCTAATTGGTTCGGGAAATCCTGAAGAAGGAGAACTCAGGCCGCAGTTGCTGGATAGGTTTGGAATGCATGCTCAAGTGGGGACTGTGAGGGATGCTGAGCTAAGGGTGAAGATTGTGGAGGAGAGAGGTCGTTTCGACAAAAATCCAAGGGAGTTTCGAGATTCTTACAAAGCTGAGCAGGCAAAGCTCCAGCAACAAATTACCGCAGCAAGGAGTTTTCTTTCTTCTGTTTCAATGGATCGTGAACTTAAGGTAAAAATCTCCAAGGTTTGTGCAGAGTTGAATGTGGATGGATTAAGAGGAGACATCGTAACGAATAGAGCTGCAAAAGCTCTTGCGGCCCTCAAGGGAAGAGACAAAGTAAGTGCAGAGGATATCGCTATTGTCATTCCTAACTGCTTGAGACACCGTCTTCGAAAGGATCCATTGGAGTCTATAGACTCGGGTTTACTTGTCATGGAGAAATTTTATGAGGTCTTCAGTTGA